From one Formosa sediminum genomic stretch:
- a CDS encoding peptide MFS transporter: MSVANFRFEGSDMNRKLLMGHPSGLFVLFFTEMWERFSYYGMRAILVLFLTSAIIDGGWAWSREDALNLYGTYTMLVYFSPIIGGYLADKFFGYRRAVAIGALIMTLGHAAMAFDTPWSLYLGIGLLVAGNGLFKPNITSIINGIYKNAQDKKDGAFTIFYMGVNAGAFLGILLCGYIGESVGWHYGFGLAGVFMFLGMVQFWLAQTIFGRIGLSPKETLSFDADPQNIEPESTAIKEEVVSSQVQTDRYIVVGILAFFTIFFWAAFEQAGGSMTIFASDYTNRVLEGNSATIFRIANTLLTVVPLIIITYVLLQLFRITFAKYKLSNLALGLSFAIIWGIVIYMLKEQFGEENTEIPASWFGILNSFYIIAFAPLVSKIWESKYNPPATVKFGIGLVLLGLGFGVLAYGSASIPQGAQTASVSIIWLILAYLLHTLGELSLSPVGLSYVSKLVPATKIGIMFGLWYIAVGLGNKAAGTMGGLIDKITAAYDMSTFFLIFTCVPIGAGLIIMALTRKVNKLMHGVH, encoded by the coding sequence ATGAGTGTAGCAAATTTTAGATTTGAAGGTTCAGATATGAATCGTAAACTTTTAATGGGGCATCCTTCAGGATTGTTCGTATTATTCTTTACCGAAATGTGGGAGCGTTTTTCTTATTATGGAATGCGTGCCATTTTAGTACTTTTCTTAACCTCTGCAATTATAGATGGAGGTTGGGCCTGGAGTAGAGAAGATGCCTTAAATCTTTATGGGACCTATACTATGCTAGTGTATTTTTCTCCAATTATTGGAGGTTATTTAGCAGATAAGTTCTTTGGTTACAGACGTGCAGTAGCTATTGGAGCGTTAATCATGACATTGGGGCATGCCGCAATGGCTTTCGATACACCTTGGAGTCTATATTTAGGAATCGGTCTATTGGTTGCTGGTAACGGATTATTTAAGCCTAATATTACTTCTATTATTAATGGTATTTATAAAAATGCACAAGACAAAAAAGATGGTGCATTTACTATCTTTTATATGGGTGTTAATGCTGGCGCCTTTTTAGGAATTTTACTTTGTGGATATATTGGAGAATCTGTGGGGTGGCACTATGGATTTGGTTTAGCAGGCGTTTTTATGTTTTTGGGAATGGTTCAGTTTTGGTTAGCCCAAACTATTTTTGGAAGAATAGGATTGTCTCCTAAAGAGACTTTAAGTTTTGATGCAGACCCTCAAAATATAGAACCTGAGAGTACGGCAATTAAAGAAGAAGTGGTATCTTCACAGGTCCAGACAGATAGATATATTGTGGTAGGTATACTTGCATTTTTTACCATATTCTTTTGGGCTGCTTTTGAACAAGCTGGTGGATCTATGACAATTTTTGCTTCAGATTATACAAATCGTGTTTTAGAAGGAAATTCGGCTACGATTTTTAGAATTGCAAACACATTACTCACTGTAGTGCCATTAATAATTATTACATATGTGTTATTACAGTTGTTCAGAATTACTTTCGCTAAATATAAATTATCTAATTTAGCTTTAGGGTTAAGTTTTGCTATCATTTGGGGAATTGTTATTTATATGCTTAAAGAACAATTTGGAGAAGAAAATACAGAAATTCCTGCCTCTTGGTTTGGGATTTTAAATTCTTTCTACATAATTGCCTTTGCTCCTTTAGTTTCTAAAATTTGGGAAAGCAAATACAATCCGCCTGCAACTGTTAAATTTGGAATTGGTTTAGTATTATTAGGCTTAGGTTTTGGAGTTTTAGCTTATGGTTCTGCAAGTATTCCGCAGGGAGCTCAAACCGCATCTGTGAGTATAATATGGTTAATATTAGCTTATCTATTACACACCTTAGGAGAATTGTCTTTATCTCCAGTAGGACTATCATATGTAAGTAAATTAGTGCCAGCTACCAAAATTGGGATAATGTTTGGCCTTTGGTATATAGCTGTAGGATTAGGAAATAAAGCTGCAGGAACTATGGGTGGACTTATAGATAAAATTACAGCTGCTTACGATATGAGTACATTCTTTTTGATTTTTACGTGTGTTCCTATTGGTGCAGGTTTAATTATTATGGCCTTAACTCGAAAAGTAAATAAATTAATGCATGGTGTTCATTAA
- a CDS encoding C40 family peptidase, with amino-acid sequence MHKLSLLLCLLICISSCKSTKKTTSYSKTNSISASNNTIETNSTSNDAVLAPIDREASKHLGTELRDYAKQFEGVRYKYGGTTTKGMDCSGLVYETFKAYNIDLPRVSRDMALEGSKINIEDVQVGDLLFFQTNPKRNTINHVGLVVASRTGNVEFIHSTTSKGVITSSLAERYWYYSFKEARRIL; translated from the coding sequence ATGCATAAATTATCCCTACTATTATGTTTACTTATTTGCATAAGTAGTTGTAAATCTACTAAAAAAACGACCTCGTATTCTAAAACAAATAGCATATCTGCATCGAATAATACTATTGAAACAAACAGCACATCTAACGACGCTGTTTTAGCACCAATAGACCGTGAAGCATCCAAACATTTAGGAACAGAATTACGCGATTATGCAAAACAATTTGAAGGGGTGCGTTATAAATATGGCGGAACTACAACTAAAGGCATGGATTGTTCTGGCTTAGTTTATGAAACTTTTAAAGCTTATAATATTGATTTACCTCGAGTTTCTAGAGACATGGCCCTAGAAGGATCTAAAATTAATATAGAAGATGTACAAGTTGGAGATCTTTTATTTTTTCAGACCAACCCAAAACGAAATACTATTAATCATGTGGGTTTAGTTGTTGCATCTAGAACTGGTAATGTGGAGTTTATTCATTCCACCACAAGCAAAGGCGTTATAACATCTTCGTTAGCAGAACGTTATTGGTATTATTCCTTTAAAGAAGCTCGCAGAATTCTCTAA
- a CDS encoding carboxy terminal-processing peptidase, whose amino-acid sequence MKRNYRYLVLLLLLASASCSFTTKTFSDPDKDKLLVQVITYVLERGHFDPKALDDSFSEEVYDNYLDAIDPLKRYFYESDIKEFEKYKYNLDDQLKAYDITFFDITHERLLQRMEESKVLYKAILAEPFDYSIDEEFNVDYENKSYVNSKKEMKNRWRQQLKFSTISNYDDLKTEERQNKENDPDYKLKSEAEIEKESRESTLKSIDNYYTDYIDDLERNDWFTMYVNAVVEGFDPHTFYFAPEDKDRFDQQMSGKLEGIGARLQKKMDNVKIMELISGGPAWRGKELEVGDAILKVRQEDEKEAVNIVGMRLDDAIKYIKGPKGTEVILTVKKVDGSTKEITIVRDIVELEETYAKSSIVTKNNTKYGVINLPKFYVDFEDYNSRNAASDIKIEIDRLKAEGMQGLVLDLRNNGGGSLQTVVDMAGLFIKDGPIVQVRSTGEPKEILRDKDESIEWDGPLVILVNELSASASEILAAAMQDYKRGIIIGSKQTYGKGTVQNVLDLNRMVRNNSNGDLGALKLTTQKFYRINGGSTQLEGVKSDVVVPDRYSFIDIGEKDQENPLPWDKIAPADYTLWNGYFDYDTTIQKSKERMSNNSQLNLIADNAKWIKSKMDENTFNLNYEKYKQKLDLNEEEAKRFEKIADYKSNLTYSSLPYEEALFAKDSTLREKRERWHESLTQDVYVEEAVNVLEDLKNAYAIKEELAAAAPKNSPKVNSSKN is encoded by the coding sequence ATGAAAAGGAATTACAGATATTTAGTATTATTATTGTTATTAGCTTCGGCTTCTTGCAGTTTTACCACTAAAACTTTTAGCGATCCAGACAAGGATAAATTATTAGTTCAAGTTATAACTTACGTATTAGAACGTGGTCACTTCGACCCTAAGGCATTAGATGATAGTTTTTCTGAAGAAGTATACGATAATTATTTAGATGCTATAGATCCCTTAAAACGATATTTTTACGAATCGGATATTAAAGAATTTGAAAAGTATAAATATAATTTAGACGATCAACTAAAAGCGTACGATATAACTTTTTTTGATATTACTCACGAACGATTATTACAAAGAATGGAAGAGTCTAAAGTGCTTTATAAAGCCATTTTAGCAGAGCCTTTTGATTATTCTATAGACGAAGAATTTAATGTAGATTATGAAAATAAATCTTACGTAAATTCTAAGAAAGAGATGAAAAACCGTTGGAGACAGCAACTAAAGTTTTCTACCATTTCTAATTATGATGATTTAAAAACAGAAGAACGTCAGAATAAAGAGAATGATCCCGACTACAAATTAAAGTCTGAAGCAGAGATTGAAAAAGAATCTCGAGAATCAACTTTAAAATCTATAGATAATTATTATACAGATTATATAGACGATTTAGAGCGTAACGATTGGTTTACAATGTATGTAAATGCTGTAGTAGAAGGTTTCGATCCGCATACTTTTTATTTTGCCCCAGAAGACAAAGATAGATTTGACCAGCAAATGTCTGGTAAGTTAGAAGGTATTGGTGCCAGATTGCAAAAGAAAATGGATAATGTTAAAATAATGGAACTAATTTCTGGAGGGCCTGCTTGGAGAGGTAAAGAATTGGAAGTTGGAGATGCTATCTTAAAAGTACGCCAAGAAGACGAGAAAGAAGCTGTTAACATTGTTGGGATGCGTTTAGACGATGCTATTAAATACATTAAAGGTCCTAAGGGTACTGAGGTAATATTAACCGTAAAAAAAGTAGATGGGTCGACCAAAGAAATTACAATTGTAAGAGACATTGTAGAACTTGAAGAAACCTATGCGAAATCATCTATTGTAACTAAAAATAATACAAAATATGGAGTTATTAATCTTCCTAAGTTTTATGTTGATTTTGAAGATTATAATAGCAGAAATGCCGCTTCTGATATTAAAATTGAAATTGATAGATTGAAAGCAGAAGGTATGCAAGGTCTTGTTTTAGATTTAAGAAATAACGGTGGAGGATCTTTGCAAACTGTTGTAGATATGGCAGGATTATTTATTAAAGATGGTCCTATTGTACAAGTGCGCTCTACAGGAGAACCTAAAGAAATTTTAAGAGATAAAGACGAGTCTATAGAATGGGATGGTCCACTTGTTATCTTGGTTAATGAATTATCTGCTTCAGCTTCTGAAATTTTAGCTGCAGCAATGCAAGACTACAAGCGTGGTATAATAATAGGTAGTAAACAAACGTATGGTAAAGGTACAGTACAGAATGTATTAGACTTAAATCGTATGGTGCGTAATAATAGTAATGGAGATTTAGGTGCACTTAAGTTAACTACACAAAAATTTTATAGAATTAATGGTGGTTCTACACAATTAGAAGGCGTTAAAAGTGATGTAGTTGTTCCAGATCGTTATAGTTTTATTGATATAGGAGAGAAAGATCAGGAAAATCCGTTACCATGGGATAAAATAGCTCCTGCAGATTATACCTTATGGAATGGATATTTTGACTACGATACAACGATACAGAAAAGTAAAGAGCGTATGAGTAATAATTCTCAGCTTAATTTAATTGCAGATAATGCAAAATGGATTAAATCTAAAATGGATGAAAATACATTTAATTTAAATTATGAGAAGTATAAACAGAAGCTAGATTTAAATGAAGAAGAAGCTAAGCGTTTTGAAAAAATAGCCGATTATAAATCAAACCTTACGTATTCGTCTTTACCTTATGAAGAAGCTTTGTTTGCAAAAGATTCTACTTTAAGAGAAAAACGTGAGCGTTGGCACGAGAGCTTAACGCAAGATGTATATGTAGAAGAGGCGGTTAATGTACTTGAAGATTTAAAAAATGCATATGCAATAAAAGAAGAACTAGCAGCTGCGGCACCTAAAAATTCGCCAAAAGTTAATTCTTCTAAAAATTAA
- a CDS encoding peptide MFS transporter produces the protein MAEKILEPYQKELFGQPVGLYILFLTEMWERFSYYGMRAILVLYMAASALGEDPRGVGLGWTSKEALALYGWYTMLVYIMSIPGGMIADKLIGQKKSVLYGAIILCMGHAVLVLKDTWAFYTGLGLVILGVGLLKPNISTMVGGLYQEGDIRRDKGFSIFYIGINLGSFLATMVVGAVVAKWGWHAGFGLAGVVMLIGLVNYVAGQKYLVKVGNHVVSDNETDEVSYGKLYSKLFKSPKQLVISVILLALSLYGWYTMDWGYGLLFLFLTTITALLMMIYKDLETQVYKDRFVVLLLSFIMVIIFWGAFEQAGGLMNLYTDTKTDRNFFGLFVIPTSMFQSLNAGFIILFAAGVANFWASRKLKSKEASSLFKMATGIIIMGFGFLFMVFAAMEFEKSGTSSMIWLVLAYFFHTMGELCISPVALSFITKLAPVKYASLMMGVYFAATGLGNKVAGIIGESASDFGEYSIFSGILIFTIIVGTLFILLLKPLKRLTHGAEDNEHEMAH, from the coding sequence ATGGCTGAGAAAATTTTAGAACCGTATCAAAAAGAACTCTTTGGACAACCAGTTGGGTTGTATATTTTATTTTTAACCGAAATGTGGGAGCGTTTTTCCTATTACGGAATGCGTGCCATTTTAGTTTTATACATGGCTGCTTCAGCATTAGGGGAAGATCCTAGAGGTGTTGGTTTAGGTTGGACAAGTAAAGAGGCTTTGGCATTGTATGGTTGGTATACTATGTTAGTATATATTATGTCTATTCCGGGAGGAATGATTGCAGATAAACTTATTGGTCAGAAAAAATCTGTGTTATATGGAGCTATAATTTTATGTATGGGACATGCTGTATTGGTGCTTAAAGATACTTGGGCATTTTATACTGGTTTAGGGCTCGTTATTTTAGGTGTAGGATTATTAAAGCCTAATATTTCAACTATGGTTGGTGGTTTATATCAAGAAGGCGACATTAGACGAGATAAAGGGTTTAGTATTTTTTATATCGGAATTAATTTAGGGTCGTTTTTAGCAACTATGGTTGTTGGTGCAGTTGTAGCTAAATGGGGTTGGCACGCAGGTTTCGGTTTGGCAGGTGTAGTGATGTTAATTGGTTTAGTAAATTATGTTGCAGGGCAAAAGTATTTGGTTAAAGTTGGAAATCATGTAGTTTCTGATAATGAAACAGATGAAGTGTCTTATGGTAAATTGTATTCAAAATTATTTAAGTCACCAAAACAGTTAGTTATTTCGGTAATCCTGTTAGCATTATCATTGTATGGTTGGTATACTATGGATTGGGGTTATGGATTATTGTTTTTATTTCTTACAACTATTACAGCATTATTAATGATGATTTATAAAGATCTAGAAACTCAAGTTTATAAAGATCGCTTCGTGGTTTTACTGTTGTCTTTTATAATGGTAATTATTTTTTGGGGTGCTTTTGAACAAGCAGGAGGATTAATGAATTTATATACAGATACCAAAACAGATCGTAATTTCTTTGGGTTATTTGTAATTCCAACAAGTATGTTTCAGAGCTTAAATGCGGGGTTCATTATTTTATTTGCAGCAGGAGTTGCTAATTTTTGGGCCTCTAGAAAGTTAAAATCTAAAGAAGCTTCTTCATTATTTAAAATGGCAACAGGAATTATAATTATGGGCTTCGGATTCCTGTTTATGGTATTTGCAGCAATGGAATTTGAAAAATCAGGAACGTCTAGTATGATTTGGTTAGTTTTAGCTTACTTTTTCCATACTATGGGTGAATTGTGTATTTCACCAGTTGCTTTATCTTTTATTACAAAATTAGCACCTGTTAAATATGCATCTTTAATGATGGGAGTGTATTTTGCAGCTACAGGTTTAGGTAATAAAGTAGCAGGTATTATTGGAGAGTCTGCATCAGATTTTGGAGAATATTCGATTTTTTCTGGAATTTTAATATTTACAATAATAGTAGGAACGTTATTCATTTTATTGCTAAAACCTTTAAAACGTTTAACTCATGGAGCAGAAGATAATGAGCACGAGATGGCTCATTAA
- the surE gene encoding 5'/3'-nucleotidase SurE, with the protein MSKKPLILVINDDGITAPGIRTLIKIMNTIGEVVVVAPDSPQSGMGHAITVDSTLYVEKVTIDNGPQKEYSCSGTPADCVKLGVREILKRKPDLCVSGINHGSNSSINVIYSGTMSAAIEAGIEGIPAIGFSLLDYSWSANFEHSESFIRKITTNTIAHGLPQGVVLNVNIPNVPQKDIKGIRVCRQARANWVEQFDKRQSPMGKDYYWLAGKFENLDQGEDTDEWALEHNYVSIVPVQFDLTAYQSIKQINTWNLND; encoded by the coding sequence ATGTCTAAAAAGCCACTCATTTTAGTTATTAATGACGATGGTATAACTGCCCCAGGAATTAGAACTTTAATAAAAATAATGAACACAATTGGGGAGGTTGTTGTAGTTGCTCCCGATAGTCCCCAAAGCGGAATGGGACATGCCATAACGGTAGATTCTACTCTCTATGTTGAGAAAGTAACCATCGATAACGGCCCTCAAAAAGAATACAGCTGCTCAGGAACTCCAGCAGATTGTGTAAAATTAGGTGTACGAGAAATTTTAAAACGCAAACCAGATTTATGTGTTTCCGGAATAAACCACGGCTCTAACTCTTCAATAAATGTAATTTATTCGGGAACTATGAGTGCTGCAATAGAAGCTGGTATTGAAGGAATTCCGGCTATTGGCTTCTCTTTACTTGATTACAGTTGGAGTGCTAATTTTGAACACTCGGAATCTTTTATAAGAAAAATTACAACAAATACTATAGCTCATGGCTTACCACAAGGTGTAGTTTTAAATGTAAATATTCCTAATGTTCCACAAAAAGACATTAAAGGCATTCGTGTTTGCCGACAAGCACGCGCAAATTGGGTAGAACAATTTGATAAAAGACAAAGCCCTATGGGTAAAGATTATTATTGGCTTGCTGGAAAATTTGAAAATTTAGACCAAGGTGAAGACACAGACGAATGGGCTCTAGAACATAATTATGTATCTATAGTCCCCGTACAATTTGACCTAACAGCATACCAAAGTATAAAACAAATTAACACTTGGAATTTAAATGATTAA
- a CDS encoding thioredoxin family protein, producing the protein MKKGLFILVLIFAVGIVNAQEINWLSFNEALKLQKKEPKKIMMDAYTNWCGPCKMLDKNTFQNKDVVAYVNENYYAVKFNAEGKESITYQEQVYENPNFDPAKENRRNSVHEFTMALGVNAYPTIVFLDETAQVITPVRGYQNPQQLELYLKLFSTDKYKELDSQEVVNAYFESFVPEFVE; encoded by the coding sequence ATGAAAAAAGGATTGTTTATATTGGTTCTTATTTTTGCAGTAGGAATTGTAAATGCCCAAGAAATTAATTGGTTAAGTTTTAATGAAGCGCTAAAACTTCAGAAAAAAGAACCTAAAAAAATAATGATGGATGCATATACTAATTGGTGTGGTCCATGTAAAATGTTAGATAAAAACACATTTCAAAATAAAGATGTTGTCGCATATGTAAATGAAAATTATTATGCGGTCAAATTTAATGCTGAAGGTAAAGAGTCTATTACTTATCAAGAACAAGTATACGAAAATCCTAATTTTGACCCTGCAAAAGAAAATCGAAGAAATTCTGTACATGAGTTTACGATGGCCTTAGGTGTTAATGCCTATCCAACCATAGTGTTTTTAGATGAAACGGCTCAAGTTATTACGCCTGTTCGTGGTTATCAGAATCCTCAACAATTAGAGTTGTACTTAAAATTATTTTCTACAGATAAGTATAAAGAATTAGACAGTCAAGAAGTTGTTAACGCTTATTTCGAGTCCTTTGTACCCGAATTTGTAGAATAG
- a CDS encoding ComEC/Rec2 family competence protein: MKLGHFIIVKLTFFLILGICIGYYIYIPLEWTAIICVVLLGVLGVILKLNISSFKPPASFGCLAFLLMIFIGIFNVNIHNEKLRKSHYSHLKTSERYITFKIKDILKPNAYYDKYVIDILKIDDKTVSGTALINIKKDSLFKQYDIDSVLLTTDTLQNISPPLNPAQFNYKVYLERQYIYQQITTSKSRILELKATKHSVFGLAYKLNKYIYKQLKSYPFGTDEFAIINALLLGQRQDISESLYTNYTKAGVIHILAVSGLHVGILLLLLNFVCRPLERLPYGKPIKTICIIILMWSFAFLTGLSPSVSRATLMFTLLTISINANRPANTFNTVAISAFLLLLFKPLLIFDVGFQLSYLAVLSIITIQPKLNSLWFPKHKLIRIAWNTLTVTTAAQVGVLPLSIYYFHQFPGLFFLSNLLIVPFLGYILGLGILIIALAMLQLLPHILVTLFNKTISLMNAIVNWIAGQDQFLFSALSIELSTLICIYFIMLCLIYLYTNPKFKSVTLVLLSCILLQTNLIYSAWSRSNEEWIIFHKNRKSIITRLTKYDLKIHHTDSSDLSKSYPIKAYINSKGIQTYSNTLLKPVYTIENKKLLIIDSLAVYKVSSFKPNYILLTNSPKINLNRVIDSIQPNVVIADGSNYTSYIKRWKTTCDYKKIPFHQTGKKGAYIFKN, encoded by the coding sequence ATGAAGTTAGGTCACTTTATAATAGTAAAACTCACATTCTTTTTAATTTTAGGTATTTGTATAGGATATTATATATACATACCTTTAGAATGGACTGCCATAATTTGTGTTGTATTACTTGGTGTGCTGGGTGTAATTTTAAAGCTAAACATCTCTAGCTTTAAGCCTCCTGCATCTTTTGGTTGTCTTGCCTTTTTACTCATGATTTTTATCGGAATATTTAATGTAAATATTCACAATGAAAAGTTACGAAAATCTCATTATTCCCATTTAAAAACGTCAGAAAGATATATTACTTTTAAAATTAAAGACATTCTAAAACCTAATGCATATTATGATAAATATGTAATTGATATTTTAAAAATTGATGACAAGACAGTTTCAGGAACAGCTTTAATTAACATAAAAAAAGACTCTTTATTTAAGCAATACGACATAGATAGTGTATTATTAACTACAGACACTTTACAGAACATTTCTCCGCCACTAAACCCAGCTCAATTTAATTACAAAGTCTATTTAGAGCGACAGTATATTTACCAACAGATCACCACAAGTAAATCTAGGATATTAGAACTTAAGGCTACTAAACATTCTGTGTTCGGGCTAGCATATAAACTAAATAAATACATATACAAGCAATTAAAAAGTTACCCATTTGGTACAGATGAATTTGCAATTATAAATGCTTTACTACTTGGCCAGCGTCAAGATATATCAGAATCATTATACACAAATTACACTAAAGCTGGCGTTATACATATATTAGCAGTCTCTGGTTTACATGTTGGGATATTACTTTTGTTATTAAATTTTGTTTGCAGGCCTTTAGAACGACTCCCTTATGGCAAACCTATAAAAACCATCTGTATTATTATATTAATGTGGAGTTTTGCTTTTTTAACAGGACTATCGCCCTCTGTAAGCAGAGCGACACTTATGTTTACTTTATTAACTATTAGTATAAACGCTAACAGACCCGCTAACACATTTAATACCGTCGCAATTTCTGCATTTTTACTTCTTTTATTTAAGCCACTACTTATTTTTGATGTAGGCTTTCAGTTAAGTTATCTGGCAGTGCTAAGCATTATTACCATACAGCCTAAACTTAATAGTTTATGGTTTCCGAAACACAAACTGATTAGAATAGCTTGGAATACGCTTACAGTTACTACTGCTGCACAAGTGGGCGTTTTACCTTTAAGTATTTATTATTTTCATCAGTTTCCTGGCTTATTCTTTCTCTCTAATTTATTAATCGTGCCTTTTTTAGGCTATATATTGGGTTTAGGCATACTAATAATTGCATTAGCAATGTTGCAGCTATTACCTCATATTTTAGTTACTCTTTTTAATAAGACTATTAGTTTAATGAATGCTATAGTAAATTGGATTGCAGGACAAGATCAATTTTTATTTAGTGCCCTCTCCATAGAACTCAGTACACTAATTTGCATATACTTTATAATGCTTTGTTTAATTTATTTATATACAAATCCAAAATTTAAATCGGTAACCTTGGTTTTATTGTCATGCATATTGCTTCAAACCAATTTAATCTATAGCGCATGGTCACGTTCTAATGAAGAGTGGATTATATTTCATAAAAACAGAAAAAGCATAATTACACGCTTAACTAAATACGATTTAAAAATACACCATACAGATTCTTCAGACCTCTCTAAAAGCTACCCTATAAAAGCGTATATTAATTCTAAAGGTATACAAACTTATAGCAATACCCTTTTAAAGCCTGTGTACACTATAGAAAACAAAAAATTACTCATAATTGATAGCTTAGCAGTATATAAAGTTAGTTCTTTTAAGCCAAATTATATTTTACTTACTAATTCACCTAAAATAAATTTAAACCGTGTAATAGATTCTATACAACCCAATGTCGTCATTGCAGATGGCAGCAATTATACATCTTACATTAAACGCTGGAAAACAACTTGTGATTATAAAAAAATCCCTTTTCACCAAACAGGTAAAAAGGGAGCATATATTTTTAAAAACTAA
- the lpxB gene encoding lipid-A-disaccharide synthase codes for MKYYIIAGEASGDLHGANLMKALQEVDTNANFRFWGGDLMQNVGGTLVSHYKERAFMGFAEVITNLSKILKAISFCKSDIATYNPDVIIFIDNSGFNLRIAKWAKQNHYRTNYYISPQVWASRASRVNKIKRDIDNMYVILPFVKSFYDRYNYDVTFVGHPLIDAIADRNQVDEFVFRKEHNLNDKPIIAILPGSRKQEIKKMLTVMLSIINDYPDYQFVIAGAPSQDFEYYQQFIKNTEVHFIANKTYDLLSVSYAALVTSGTATLETALFKVPQVVCYKGSWLSYQIGKRIITLKYISLVNLIMDKPVVKELIQDEFTSKNLKKELNLILDPYERTKFFINYYDLEKKLGGKGASKKTAEHIYKALN; via the coding sequence ATGAAATATTACATTATTGCAGGAGAAGCTTCGGGCGATTTACATGGTGCTAATTTAATGAAAGCACTACAAGAAGTAGATACCAATGCCAATTTTAGGTTTTGGGGAGGAGATCTCATGCAAAATGTTGGAGGCACTTTAGTAAGCCATTACAAAGAACGCGCTTTTATGGGCTTTGCCGAAGTTATAACTAATCTATCTAAAATTTTAAAAGCCATTTCGTTTTGCAAATCTGATATTGCAACATATAATCCTGATGTTATAATTTTTATTGATAATTCCGGATTTAATTTACGTATTGCAAAATGGGCAAAGCAAAATCATTACCGTACAAATTATTATATATCGCCACAAGTTTGGGCGTCTAGAGCTAGTCGTGTTAACAAAATTAAACGCGATATAGACAATATGTATGTAATTTTGCCGTTTGTAAAATCGTTTTACGACAGGTATAATTACGATGTTACTTTTGTAGGCCACCCTTTAATTGATGCTATTGCAGATAGAAATCAAGTTGATGAATTTGTCTTTAGGAAAGAACACAACTTAAACGACAAACCAATAATTGCAATTTTACCTGGTAGCAGAAAGCAAGAAATAAAAAAAATGCTAACAGTTATGCTTAGTATTATTAATGACTACCCAGATTATCAATTTGTTATTGCAGGCGCTCCTAGTCAAGATTTTGAGTATTACCAACAGTTTATAAAAAACACAGAAGTGCATTTTATTGCAAATAAAACCTACGATTTGCTTAGCGTATCTTATGCTGCATTGGTTACCTCTGGTACCGCCACTTTAGAAACCGCTTTATTTAAAGTTCCACAAGTTGTATGCTATAAAGGCAGCTGGTTGTCTTACCAAATAGGAAAACGTATTATTACTTTAAAATATATTTCATTAGTGAATTTAATTATGGACAAACCTGTAGTTAAAGAACTGATTCAAGACGAATTTACATCCAAGAATTTAAAAAAAGAACTGAATCTTATTTTAGATCCTTATGAACGCACTAAGTTTTTTATTAATTATTACGACTTAGAAAAGAAACTTGGAGGTAAAGGCGCAAGTAAAAAAACAGCCGAACACATTTATAAAGCCCTAAATTAA